From one Amaranthus tricolor cultivar Red isolate AtriRed21 chromosome 17, ASM2621246v1, whole genome shotgun sequence genomic stretch:
- the LOC130803972 gene encoding transcription factor MYB36-like: MGRAPCCDKTNVKRGPWSPEEDATLKNYLHKYGTGGNWISLPQRAGLKRCGKSCRLRWLNYLRPDIKHGAFSEEEDNIIISLYYKMGSRWSVIAANLPGRTDNDVKNHWNTKLKKKLFGGSNNNNNNVNKFNPSIIPKIEVPFNYTNIFNHNNSSIFNVNPQSSIPTPSISPSYVDNNGTNHNFNHDHDHDHHNQIYVPNFPSFSNLLAQCSTPTSSTSLLPNFTTLDHSYNANYDSSHSINYSRNPFYQLTSSFTGPENIGPPEKVSSVSDSSLIVNESSLEDDPFLAELGFGSIQEVMINPTCGYGDGEDIKPQLHGLGQSVAN; the protein is encoded by the exons ATGGGAAGAGCACCTTGTTGTGATAAAACAAATGTGAAAAGAGGGCCATGGTCTCCTGAAGAAGATGCTACTTTGAAGAATTATCTTCACAAATATGGAACTGGTGGCAACTGGATTTCTCTCCCTCAAAGAGCTG GTTTAAAGAGGTGTGGGAAGAGTTGCAGATTAAGGTGGCTTAATTATCTAAGGCCAGACATAAAACATGGAGCTTTTTCCGAGGAAGAAGATAACATCATCATCTCACTCTATTACAAAATGGGTAGTAG GTGGTCAGTGATAGCTGCCAATCTACCAGGAAGGACAGATAATGATGTGAAGAATCATTGGAATACTAAGCTGAAGAAGAAGCTTTTTGGTGGaagcaacaacaataataacaatgttAACAAATTTAATCCTTCTATAATCCCAAAAATTGAAGTCCCTTTCAATTACACCAATATATTTAATCATAATAATTCATCCATTTTCAATGTTAATCCTCAATCTTCAATTCCTACTCCTTCAATTTCACCTAGTTATGTTGACAATAATGGCACTAATCATAACTTtaatcatgatcatgatcatgatcatcataACCAAATCTATGTTCCTAATTTTCCTAGCTTTTCAAATTTGCTAGCTCAATGTAGTACACCTACTTCTAGTACTTCATTGTTGCCTAATTTTACCACCTTGGATCATTCATATAATGCTAATTATGACTCGAGTCATAGCATAAATTATTCTCGAAACCCGTTTTACCAATTGACTTCTTCTTTCACAGGCCCAGAGAATATAGGACCACCTGAAAAAGTTTCTAGTGTCTCTGATTCTTCGTTAATTGTTAATGAATCAAGTTTGGAGGATGATCCATTTTTGGCGGAGTTAGGATTTGGATCTATTCAAGAAGTTATGATTAACCCTACTTGTGGTTATGGTGATGGAGAAGATATTAAGCCCCAATTGCATGGACTTGGTCAAAGTGTTGCTaattga